From the Exiguobacterium marinum DSM 16307 genome, the window TGGCGATGGCGGTCTCTACACTACGATCAAGCACCATGGTCATTCCTTCACCTACTTTCAAGTTCACAGGAAGCGAGGCGTCACCCCATGCCGTTCGAGCGTCTTGACGAGCGGATGGATCGGTAAGCCGACGACATTATAAAAATCCCCTTCGATTCCTTCGACGAAGAGACCACCCGACCCTTGGATGCCATACGCGCCAGCCTTATCGTAGGGCTCTGTCGAATCCAGATAATCTTCTAGCCATGTTTCAGGAATCTCGGCGAACGTCACATGCGTCGTCGTGACGAATAAATCTTGAGTCGCACCGATGATGCTCACACCCGTCAGCACTTCATGGGTCGAACCGGATAATCGTTCAAGCATCCGTTTCGCATCCTCCCGGTCTGTCGGTTTCTCTAAAATGACGCCATTCAAAACGACGACCGTATCTGCACCGATGACGATGGCATCCCGGTGATGCCTCGCCACATCCATCGCTTTCTCTCGAGCGAGACGAGCTACATAATCATCCGGTGTCTCCCGACCGTCCGTCCCTTCCGTCACGGTTGATGGGATGACC encodes:
- a CDS encoding Maf family protein; amino-acid sequence: MNSTQKRVILASMSPRRTELLTKAGIEHEVIPSTVTEGTDGRETPDDYVARLAREKAMDVARHHRDAIVIGADTVVVLNGVILEKPTDREDAKRMLERLSGSTHEVLTGVSIIGATQDLFVTTTHVTFAEIPETWLEDYLDSTEPYDKAGAYGIQGSGGLFVEGIEGDFYNVVGLPIHPLVKTLERHGVTPRFL